The region agacacatagtcctacagcgaccacaatccatgtgagttagaacactatcaatatggtgtttctgttaaaaagtgaaactaatagcaacagaatggtgagcataattactgtatgctgttgtactgatgtaaataatgctgtggaaatatgatgaatttaacacctgagcctttctgtaatttataGGGttcttttattgctttttttttacctggccTGTGTTTGGAACAGGTCTTTACTTGCCCAAACAGGCAGCACCCCTGGCTATAATTCAAACCTGGCCATTATTTGAGACCTGgtttttatttcagaatttACGGTAGCTATAATTGATATTTGACTAACAGACTAACAGGACCTTGTTAAAACTGATAAAACTTGATTCTGTTCACTTAGGCAACTAAAAGTTGGAAACAAATGGGTGTTTCATCAAGGCAGTGACCTTGCGTATCCATAAAATAACTTAGGAGCTAGTTGACTGACcacaaaaacattgtttcagATACCACAAAGGAAATTGTAGACTGAGCATGCTCCATGCGTGAATCACCACGCTTAGAAACTAGTCTTTCTTTTGTACGCAAAACTTGGTTTACAGATGttgctgtgcaaggactgaatcccaacttttttatttatttttaactccatTGTGtgtaatgcacgaggaaatcaacacagtgccATAGAAATTCCACCGCAAACTAGTGTTTAGACAGTTTCATTACAGAGCGACGCCGACACACCAACGCATAAGTATAAATGCTTACAATGGCATAGGCCACTCGCGTAGGCTACGGCGGTAGGCTCCGCGtagagcctacgcagaagtataaatcagccttatTAGCCATCTTGTTTTGTGATACTGGGCAGACTCACCTCCACAAATTCAAAGATAACATCAACAAAACTTAAATATATTAGCTGCATGAACAAAATCCATTATTTGCCAGCAAACTCATAAGAACACAAATCTGTGCTCTGAGGTCATTCATTTGACAGCATTTTCAAAAGCACAGGAGCACAACATCTGCTGGCCCTGTTTTCAGGAGAGACGTCTCAGGGCTCTGGCTCTCTGAGTGAGAGTGGAACAAATGGATGACAGTAAATCAGTGTTAATGCCCAGTATCCCACTGTGGCTCAGCATTTTAAAGGTCTGCCCTGCAGTTAACCTTGTCAAACGCAAGCTAAACACAGATGCCAATGGGAATGTCATAGCTGCTGTTGTCCAAGTGAACATGGGTAACTTCAGCGTTCatgcttttgaaaatgtttgttttagtgatgataatataaaaagaaacaattaCCACAATTACAGAGCAGAAGTGCACTTAATATTACTAcactaaaaaaataatatttaaaaattaatgcTAAAGATCTCTTTTAAAAATCTACATAGAACATACATTTATCACTGTATCGTGTAGGAGATTCTTGTGAATACATCTGTATTCGCAAGAATCTCCAGCAGTAACATTCCTATAGTGCCACCTTGTGGTGAAAATTAACAGCATCCATACAGCTGGACTCCAAATGCTGTTCCAGCtatgatgaaagagaggaagaaggtaTCAGAGCAGCAACTTTATCTGAGTTTTTATAATTTAAAGGGTTATATTGTCATAAGCCGTAGAAACAAATATTGGGCTTAGTTTTCTGTAGGAGACTGAGACAATAACATTCAGTGTTAACAAGAACTTGTCTTTGCAGCTTTACACAGAGTCTTGCAGCCCTTAAAATCCAGACCAATGAACGACACAGTCTGGCATTTCTTGTGGTTGTTTAATTCCTGGTTCCTGCCACTTTTTTTAAGATCCTAAACGCACTCCTTCCCAAGAGttaggaggttttttttggggggggggggggagagacacaCCGAAAAGGCTCACTGAAAACTTTTTGCAGATGTAATAAATTGAAGTAAAAACTCCAACCCATAGTGAAAGTGTATAAATGTTAAAGGCCATGTGGAATGTATAGCCAATATTCAAACAATTAAAGCTAAGGGGAGGTATTGCCTAACCATGTAGCTAAGGTATGCATACTTTAGATGTCATTAAATGTATGACTGTCTTCAGATGAGAATTATAATCTGAATATAACGATCAAAAGTCAAGTTGTACCTACggcatctaaaatcagacattttttcccttctgtgaCCTTTTCCAAGTCCTGTTAAGACatgctgttatatgaaataacagttaggaaataggaaggagagagttttggcagtgctGCCCCTGAATAttaataatgggccattaacacacagtcCTACGGCAACCACAATCAGTACAACATATGCAAAAATCTACATAGAACATAGTGATAAATGTACCATGTAGGAGATTCTTGTGAGATTCTTCAGAAACTGTGCCATCACTGTAGAACATCAAGTTTAATTAAATGCAGgtctgaaccaaaaaaaaaaatgttggccTTATGTTAACTCGGCTTTGGAGCTTCAGGAGGGACCATTAAAATTGACTTGCGCGTACTGCTCTACACAGACTCTGCAGCACCCCCTGCTGGAAACTAACATAGTTGCAATAAGAGTTATTTTGGCGCCAGACAGCTACAGCTCAAATGGTATGCTCAGCTCTCTGCTGAGCATCAGAAAGtgaggccaaacacacacacacacacacacacactgccccccccccccccccccaagaaaagtCAGGACCATTCTGAaccctttgtttttttatttgtccacCAACACAGCATTTGTTTACTCAACTTTAGCCTGGTGCCACCTCACTACAGACCAACTCATATCCCAGCTCTGAGCTGACTGTTGGGGGGCAGGGCTTTGCCCAAATGCTGCCCCACTGTTAAGCCATGGGAAGCATCCACATGCTTCTCGTGCACCTCTGGCTTCAGCTTGAAGCCCATCCCCGGATCGAAGCATTCAAGGAGGGGGAAGGTAAGAGCAGGCTCGGACAACAGACCCTGGAGACGAGTTCGCCAAGCGCTCAACATGCTCTCCCGCTCCTCTGGGGAGATGGAGGGCGGGGCCCAGAAGATCTGAGGTCCAAGAACCTGGAAACCGCAGTAATGTAGGATGCCGTTCTGCGGAGGTGGGACAGGTGATCCAATAAGACATCAAGAAATGAGACAAAACGTTTTCATTTAAGCTCACAAGCTTGCAGCTCAACCCATGCCCAACTGTGCACCAGGTCCAAACTCTACTCGACAGTACAAGTGACAGCCCATGGTTAATGAATCCCTCTCCAAAAATAACcacaataaactttttttttttttttttaaataggggTTGTCATGTTATCTATGCcgtttttaattgaatttgtaTGATTACAAATTTCCTAATGCATGAGGACCAGGTTCCTTACCTGTATTGGCCACAGTGTAACATTCATGTCTCCATTGACCCCATTACAACTAAACATTGATTCACAAGACCCCGTGGTGAAGGACAACATAATCCTTTTGtcctaaagaaaacaaaaaaagaaaaaggcaacaTTTCTCCTGACAAAGTCGACATAAAAGAATGAGGATGACAGATTAATACTGAAAGATTCATATTGCAGAGGCTTTACCCGAAAGATTCCTTGGCTATAGCGCTTCTCACACGTGTGGGCAAAACCGAGTGTCAGTACCCGATCCACCCAGCCCTTCAGAACACCTGGAAAACTGAACCAGTACATGGGgaactacaaacaaacaaatcaaaagagCGTCAGATGTTTGATCGCTAAGCTAAATGTTAAGCGTTCTACAAACAACTACAGAGCAATGATATCCATTGGCTGGGGAAACAGTAATTGCACATATGTTTACTATGGGTCTAGCCTTAGTTTCCGGACATTTCTCCTCTTTACTCCAAGACCTACGTGGAGTATTATAAGGTCTGCTTcggtcacttttttttgttcctccacAATATCGGGACTGAGACGCCCGTCTTGCCAAGCAAGCATCATCTCCTCTGCATAGCGGAAGTTCTGAGGATTCTTCAGCTCTCCTTTTTGGAAAACAGATAGTTCAAAAGTAGCGTCAACA is a window of Chanos chanos chromosome 10, fChaCha1.1, whole genome shotgun sequence DNA encoding:
- the LOC115822879 gene encoding NAD(P)H dehydrogenase [quinone] 1-like, which gives rise to MATKNVLIVFAHQSATSFCAAAKDVAVEVLKGQGCNVVVSDLYAMKFKAVANQEDIVGELKNPQNFRYAEEMMLAWQDGRLSPDIVEEQKKVTEADLIILHFPMYWFSFPGVLKGWVDRVLTLGFAHTCEKRYSQGIFRDKRIMLSFTTGSCESMFSCNGVNGDMNVTLWPIQNGILHYCGFQVLGPQIFWAPPSISPEERESMLSAWRTRLQGLLSEPALTFPLLECFDPGMGFKLKPEVHEKHVDASHGLTVGQHLGKALPPNSQLRAGI